The Terriglobus tenax genome contains a region encoding:
- a CDS encoding four helix bundle protein gives MSSLFGRNRSLSHKQSINGPRPFPGKKSTVSAQMRRSLVSIASNISEGSARATRKDFRQFVLIARGSNFELQTQLEIVKRVGMAEEKQLLPLERMTDDVSRMLAGLAQYLAAPANPQHATQTTELRD, from the coding sequence GTGAGCTCGCTGTTTGGCAGAAATCGATCGCTCTCGCACAAGCAATCTATCAACGGACCGAGACCTTTCCCAGGAAAGAAATCTACGGTCAGCGCACAGATGCGGCGAAGTCTTGTCTCCATCGCCAGCAATATATCGGAAGGGTCAGCGCGAGCGACGAGAAAGGACTTCCGTCAGTTTGTACTGATTGCTCGTGGTTCTAATTTCGAATTGCAAACCCAGCTTGAAATCGTAAAGCGGGTTGGGATGGCTGAGGAGAAACAACTGCTTCCCTTGGAACGAATGACAGACGACGTCTCACGTATGCTGGCTGGCCTGGCGCAGTATCTTGCGGCGCCGGCAAACCCACAACACGCAACACAGACCACAGAACTGCGCGACTAG
- a CDS encoding TolC family protein, whose protein sequence is MTRRTRALRSVISALPLAATLAIGQSATQFPPISNLPDAPSAAQTTFAGVPIGVSTPDVRRLSLDEAIELGMENNLQLVVARQQQRSLHGQVGTALQAITPNMSVSSTASRAKISLAAMGFSPSKAAGLLDAFGIPADSIPSLVKVDTVTAQVNLQQYLFNMPAIEVYRASKSQQQVAALNTASVRGEVVLQVGTTYLGILADAANVANNRSLLKQEEEVLRQARAQHDAGVGTNLDVLRAQSQFQQQQQALISAENALAKDKIALNRLIGLPADQAIELSDVVPYSELSQMSLPDAKALAYQRRKDFLRLQSQLHVYELERRAITYQRLPALSFQGNYGVTGGYLADSIYSGMYHGTFAAMAKLDVPIFAESRFRGDRRIADAQLESLRNQISDLRVGIDQQLRSAMLDVNSTSERVKVAGSNVDLASQALKDTIDRYQAGVDDNLPVIQAEAQLAAAQSQYVTANFQFNQAKLQLARNTGVVETQYKSYLGR, encoded by the coding sequence ATGACTCGACGCACACGTGCCCTTCGATCGGTAATTTCTGCCCTGCCGCTGGCGGCCACACTGGCCATCGGGCAGAGCGCAACGCAGTTTCCGCCGATTTCTAACCTTCCGGACGCCCCCTCGGCCGCTCAGACGACCTTTGCGGGTGTTCCCATCGGTGTGTCAACCCCGGATGTGCGGCGTCTTTCGCTCGATGAGGCCATCGAACTCGGCATGGAGAACAATCTGCAGCTGGTGGTCGCCCGCCAGCAGCAGCGGTCGCTGCACGGCCAGGTGGGCACCGCCCTGCAGGCCATTACGCCGAACATGTCGGTCTCCAGCACGGCCAGCCGTGCGAAGATCAGCCTGGCGGCCATGGGCTTCAGCCCCAGCAAAGCGGCGGGGCTTCTGGATGCTTTCGGCATCCCGGCAGACTCGATTCCCAGCCTGGTGAAGGTCGATACGGTCACCGCGCAGGTCAATCTGCAACAGTATTTGTTCAATATGCCGGCGATCGAGGTCTACCGTGCCTCCAAGTCGCAGCAGCAGGTGGCCGCGCTGAACACCGCGTCCGTGCGCGGAGAGGTAGTTCTGCAGGTAGGCACGACCTACCTGGGCATTCTGGCCGATGCCGCCAATGTCGCGAACAACAGGTCTCTGCTGAAGCAGGAAGAAGAGGTGCTGCGGCAGGCACGCGCGCAGCATGACGCCGGTGTAGGTACCAATCTGGATGTGCTTCGCGCGCAGTCGCAGTTCCAGCAGCAGCAGCAGGCGCTGATCAGCGCCGAGAATGCGCTGGCCAAGGACAAGATCGCGCTCAACCGGCTGATTGGCCTGCCCGCCGACCAGGCCATTGAGCTGAGCGACGTGGTTCCATACTCCGAGCTGTCGCAGATGTCTTTGCCGGATGCCAAGGCGCTTGCTTACCAGCGCCGTAAGGATTTTCTCCGCCTGCAGTCGCAGCTTCATGTCTACGAACTGGAGCGCCGCGCCATTACTTACCAGCGTCTGCCCGCGCTCAGCTTCCAGGGCAACTATGGCGTTACCGGCGGCTACCTGGCTGACTCCATCTACAGCGGCATGTATCACGGCACGTTTGCGGCCATGGCCAAGCTGGATGTCCCCATCTTTGCCGAGTCCCGCTTCCGTGGAGACCGCCGGATTGCGGACGCGCAACTGGAGTCGTTGCGCAACCAGATCTCTGACCTGCGTGTCGGCATCGACCAGCAACTGCGTTCGGCGATGCTGGATGTGAACTCGACCTCGGAGCGTGTGAAGGTTGCGGGATCGAATGTTGACCTGGCTTCGCAGGCTCTGAAGGACACCATTGACCGCTACCAGGCGGGCGTGGACGACAACCTTCCGGTGATCCAGGCGGAAGCGCAACTGGCCGCGGCGCAGTCACAATATGTGACGGCAAACTTCCAGTTCAACCAGGCCAAACTGCAGCTTGCCCGGAATACGGGTGTGGTGGAGACGCAGTATAAGAGTTATCTGGGACGCTAG
- a CDS encoding nuclear transport factor 2 family protein, whose protein sequence is MTVAELMRYNFDQIFIELDPVKREAMMREAYTEDCVWIHPGGRLVGIAVINAAASEIRKRIPDLRYTVVGEIHTMHTVGICRWGSGLPGEPFRYTGTDVVEERDGRVVIFYTFIDGGTPPLAG, encoded by the coding sequence ATGACTGTTGCCGAACTGATGCGCTACAACTTCGACCAGATCTTCATTGAGCTCGATCCGGTAAAGCGCGAGGCCATGATGCGCGAGGCCTACACCGAAGACTGCGTGTGGATTCACCCGGGCGGCCGGCTGGTGGGCATTGCCGTCATCAACGCCGCAGCGTCAGAGATTCGCAAGCGCATCCCCGACTTGCGTTACACGGTCGTCGGCGAGATCCACACGATGCACACTGTCGGCATCTGTCGCTGGGGCAGCGGGCTTCCGGGTGAGCCCTTCCGGTACACCGGCACAGATGTTGTGGAAGAACGCGACGGGCGCGTGGTCATCTTCTACACCTTCATCGACGGCGGCACACCGCCGCTCGCTGGCTGA
- a CDS encoding SDR family oxidoreductase, which translates to MAGKLEGKIALVTGGSSGIGFATAKQFIREGAFVYITGRRQAELDSAVQALGAQAKGVQADASKLADLDTLYAQIQQEKGRLDVLFVNAGGGSFAPLGQITEEQFDSTFDTNVKGVLFTVQKALPLIPDGGAIVLNASIVSVQGVPSFSVYSASKAAVRSFARGWTNDLKERKIRVNVVSPGPIDTPGLSGLAQNEEQKKALYAQLASTVPLGRVGEPEEIAKAAVFLASSDASYIAGIELFVDGGSVQV; encoded by the coding sequence ATGGCCGGAAAGCTTGAAGGAAAAATCGCACTCGTTACGGGCGGCAGCTCGGGAATCGGATTTGCAACCGCAAAGCAATTCATTCGCGAAGGTGCGTTCGTCTACATCACAGGCCGCCGCCAGGCGGAGCTTGACAGCGCAGTGCAGGCGCTAGGAGCGCAGGCAAAGGGCGTTCAGGCGGATGCCTCGAAACTTGCCGATCTGGACACGCTCTATGCGCAGATTCAGCAGGAGAAGGGCCGTCTGGATGTGCTCTTCGTCAACGCCGGGGGAGGTTCGTTCGCTCCGCTGGGACAGATCACGGAAGAGCAGTTTGACTCCACCTTCGACACGAATGTGAAGGGTGTTCTTTTCACCGTGCAGAAGGCGCTGCCGCTGATTCCCGACGGCGGTGCGATTGTGCTGAATGCCTCCATCGTCTCCGTGCAGGGCGTTCCCAGCTTCAGCGTGTACTCGGCCAGCAAGGCGGCGGTGCGCTCCTTTGCGCGCGGCTGGACCAACGACTTGAAGGAACGGAAGATCCGCGTCAACGTTGTCAGCCCCGGCCCTATCGATACCCCAGGGCTGAGCGGACTGGCGCAGAACGAGGAGCAGAAGAAGGCGCTGTATGCACAGCTTGCCTCCACCGTGCCGCTGGGCCGCGTGGGTGAGCCGGAAGAGATTGCCAAGGCGGCCGTCTTCCTCGCCTCCAGCGATGCCAGCTACATCGCCGGTATTGAACTGTTTGTCGATGGCGGTTCGGTACAGGTCTAG
- a CDS encoding SGNH/GDSL hydrolase family protein — protein MLPVAMCAALAWGQAPKEQSPVPEQQVVKPAEAAAPAQPVTVPLQKMPPVPGQISTPTERTIAGLQARVLDFAQLSRYREDNDKLAPPAPGEKRVVFYGDSITDGWGRRTGKFFPGKPWINRGISGQTTQQMLIRFQQDVVHLKPTAVVILAGTNDVAGNTGPENLQMIQDNIASMVAIAKANGIRVVLASTLPAKKFLWNPDVQPAETIKTLNQWMEQYCAKEKLVFLNYYPALVDSEGGMKEELATDKTVHPNDAGYAIMEPLAAAAVEKALK, from the coding sequence ATGCTTCCTGTAGCAATGTGTGCGGCGCTGGCATGGGGCCAGGCCCCAAAGGAACAGAGTCCGGTTCCAGAACAGCAGGTGGTAAAACCTGCAGAGGCAGCCGCTCCGGCCCAGCCCGTCACCGTGCCGCTGCAGAAGATGCCGCCGGTGCCGGGGCAGATCTCCACACCGACAGAGCGCACCATCGCCGGCCTGCAGGCGCGCGTTCTGGACTTTGCACAGCTCAGCCGCTACCGCGAAGACAACGACAAGCTGGCGCCGCCTGCACCCGGAGAGAAGCGCGTGGTCTTCTACGGCGACTCCATTACCGACGGCTGGGGACGCCGCACCGGCAAGTTCTTCCCCGGCAAACCGTGGATCAACCGCGGCATCAGCGGACAGACCACGCAGCAGATGCTCATCCGCTTTCAGCAGGATGTCGTTCACCTGAAGCCAACCGCCGTGGTCATCCTGGCCGGAACCAATGACGTTGCGGGCAACACTGGCCCCGAAAACCTGCAGATGATCCAGGACAACATTGCCAGCATGGTGGCCATTGCCAAGGCCAACGGTATCCGCGTGGTGCTGGCCAGCACGTTGCCGGCAAAAAAATTCCTCTGGAACCCCGACGTCCAGCCAGCGGAGACCATCAAGACACTGAACCAGTGGATGGAGCAGTATTGCGCGAAGGAGAAACTCGTATTCCTGAACTACTACCCCGCCCTTGTGGACTCAGAAGGCGGCATGAAGGAAGAGCTGGCAACAGACAAGACCGTCCACCCGAACGATGCGGGCTACGCGATCATGGAGCCCCTTGCCGCTGCAGCGGTGGAAAAAGCGCTCAAGTAA
- a CDS encoding helix-turn-helix domain-containing protein, producing MQASDGTDKFAFRSPHGMKAARGSLRKVAGIDVRHLQHFNNPGRAWHDLSGPQDTLTVVLAEIGGRCEARENLRRSVALHQQRPHHISFVPAEMRTWGYAENIESVRELRLSFDSKSLANLLGPDLAPARTQIPDLMFQDKRAVDCARLLAAACDAGEQSPRLYGEGLVLALLSLCFQSPPRKQGSGLSALQLRQVLDFLHQHLDAALSLSELARLVDLSPSQFARQFKAATGVSPHRYQLNTRIGKAQELLLVQGESLSMVAAATGFVDQSHFTRTFKRVTGATPHAWLRDRNS from the coding sequence ATGCAAGCCTCAGACGGGACAGACAAGTTTGCGTTCCGCTCCCCGCACGGCATGAAGGCAGCACGTGGAAGCCTGCGAAAGGTCGCCGGCATCGATGTTCGCCACCTGCAGCACTTCAACAACCCGGGCCGCGCCTGGCACGATCTGTCAGGCCCGCAGGATACCCTAACCGTTGTGCTCGCGGAGATTGGCGGCCGGTGCGAGGCGCGCGAAAACCTGCGCCGCTCCGTCGCTCTCCATCAGCAGCGGCCTCATCACATCAGCTTTGTTCCGGCCGAGATGCGGACCTGGGGCTATGCGGAAAACATCGAGTCGGTACGCGAGCTTCGGTTGAGCTTCGACAGCAAATCGCTGGCGAATTTGCTCGGACCTGACCTGGCCCCGGCGAGAACGCAGATACCTGACCTGATGTTTCAGGATAAGCGCGCCGTCGACTGCGCCCGCCTGCTGGCCGCCGCATGCGACGCCGGCGAGCAAAGCCCGCGTTTGTATGGAGAGGGGCTCGTGCTTGCCCTTCTGAGCCTCTGCTTTCAGAGTCCGCCGCGAAAGCAAGGCTCCGGCCTTTCCGCATTGCAGCTCCGCCAGGTGCTCGACTTCCTGCACCAGCATCTGGATGCAGCCCTTTCGCTCTCCGAACTGGCGCGGCTGGTCGACCTGTCCCCGTCGCAGTTTGCGCGACAGTTCAAGGCGGCGACGGGCGTATCTCCGCATCGTTATCAGCTCAATACCCGGATCGGCAAAGCGCAGGAGCTATTGCTGGTACAAGGCGAAAGCCTTTCCATGGTAGCGGCGGCGACCGGTTTTGTAGACCAGAGCCACTTTACGCGGACCTTCAAGCGAGTGACCGGAGCTACGCCCCACGCGTGGCTGCGCGACCGAAACTCCTGA
- the ggt gene encoding gamma-glutamyltransferase: MIRRPLAAAVSLFSLVAPFESVAQSPEPVRAKHGMVVSIHHDASDAGLEMLKQGGNAVDAAVAVGFALAVVYPQAGNIGGGGFMLIRDKHGKTHFIDYREKAPAAASANMYLDEKGNIIPRMSMTGMKASGVPGTVAGLAYAEQHFGKLGLAKVMAPAIRFAEEGYTLSAGEVGSLHSANMAKFPESHRIFQRNGDYYKAGEVFKQPELAATLKRIAADPTEFYKGKMAQQIADFEAKNGGNITAADLAAYEAKDRKPIEGDYHGYHIITAPPPSSGGIVLMESLNILSGYDLTKFGGDRSPGQVNLITEAYRRAFMDRGDYLGDPDFMKMPLKEMANPKYAAAWRKTITPGKATPSAGLERPAGFMPPPPQVPPVKDHMETTHFSTMDSDGMAVSNTYTLNFLFGSSVTVEGLGFLLNDEMDDFASKMGVPNGFGLIQGPANAIAPGKRPLSAMTPTIVTTKNHWYGKGKVRFVLGSPGGPTIISTVANDLISIFDNGLNVQQAADAPRFHHQYLPDELSVEKKFPQDVAEQLKAMGYKIKRSGEFDEKNPGVWGDSELIAVDPKTGELLGGHDNRKDFGKAAGY, translated from the coding sequence ATGATTCGTAGGCCTCTAGCTGCAGCCGTGTCTCTGTTTTCCCTTGTTGCGCCGTTTGAATCGGTGGCCCAGTCGCCGGAGCCGGTACGCGCCAAACATGGCATGGTGGTCAGCATTCACCATGATGCCTCCGACGCTGGCCTGGAAATGTTGAAGCAGGGCGGCAATGCCGTGGATGCGGCCGTGGCCGTGGGCTTCGCCCTGGCGGTGGTATATCCGCAGGCGGGCAACATTGGCGGTGGCGGCTTTATGCTCATCCGCGATAAGCATGGCAAAACGCATTTCATTGACTATCGCGAGAAAGCTCCGGCCGCGGCCAGCGCCAACATGTACCTGGACGAGAAGGGCAACATCATCCCGCGGATGTCGATGACCGGCATGAAAGCCAGTGGCGTTCCCGGCACGGTGGCGGGTCTTGCTTACGCCGAGCAGCACTTCGGCAAGCTGGGGCTGGCAAAGGTCATGGCTCCAGCGATCCGCTTTGCGGAAGAGGGCTATACGCTCTCCGCCGGGGAGGTTGGTTCGCTGCACAGCGCCAACATGGCCAAGTTTCCGGAGTCGCACCGCATCTTCCAGCGCAATGGCGACTATTACAAGGCGGGCGAGGTTTTCAAGCAGCCGGAGCTTGCCGCCACGCTGAAGCGCATCGCCGCCGACCCGACCGAGTTCTATAAGGGCAAGATGGCCCAGCAGATCGCGGACTTTGAGGCAAAGAACGGCGGCAATATCACCGCTGCAGACCTGGCGGCGTATGAGGCGAAAGACCGCAAGCCCATTGAAGGCGACTACCACGGCTATCACATCATCACGGCTCCCCCGCCAAGCTCCGGCGGCATTGTGCTGATGGAGTCGCTGAACATCCTCTCCGGCTATGACCTGACAAAGTTCGGCGGCGACCGCAGCCCCGGGCAGGTGAACCTGATTACCGAGGCCTATCGCCGTGCCTTCATGGACCGTGGCGACTACCTGGGCGATCCGGACTTCATGAAGATGCCTCTGAAGGAGATGGCCAACCCGAAGTATGCCGCTGCATGGCGCAAGACCATTACTCCGGGCAAGGCGACACCATCGGCAGGTCTGGAACGGCCCGCGGGCTTCATGCCTCCTCCTCCGCAGGTTCCTCCCGTGAAGGACCACATGGAGACGACGCACTTTTCGACCATGGATAGCGATGGCATGGCTGTCTCCAACACCTACACGCTGAACTTTCTCTTCGGATCGTCCGTGACGGTGGAGGGTCTGGGTTTCCTGCTGAATGACGAGATGGATGACTTCGCTTCGAAGATGGGCGTGCCAAATGGCTTTGGGTTGATTCAGGGCCCGGCGAATGCGATTGCTCCGGGCAAGCGTCCACTCTCGGCCATGACGCCGACCATTGTCACTACAAAGAACCACTGGTACGGCAAGGGGAAGGTGCGCTTTGTGCTGGGCTCGCCGGGCGGACCGACGATTATCTCGACTGTTGCCAACGACCTGATCTCGATCTTCGACAATGGCCTGAATGTGCAGCAGGCGGCAGATGCTCCGCGCTTCCACCACCAGTATCTGCCGGATGAGTTGAGCGTCGAGAAGAAGTTCCCACAGGATGTGGCCGAGCAGTTGAAGGCGATGGGCTACAAGATCAAGCGGTCGGGCGAGTTCGACGAAAAGAACCCCGGCGTGTGGGGCGACAGCGAACTGATCGCGGTTGATCCGAAGACTGGCGAGTTGCTGGGTGGGCACGACAACCGCAAGGACTTTGGCAAGGCAGCAGGATACTGA
- a CDS encoding DsbA family protein: protein MMRTPRLLLALALTAASMPAVAQFVGGQAPTTTFKDTSMLKPPAGAKVAIWEFVDLECPACSRAYPLVHELGMKYGVPVVQKDFPLGGAHIWSFDAAVYARYMQDKLPNGKNLADQYRGAVFANQTMIASKDDLLRATQKFMADRKLQLPFVVDPQGELANEVKADRALGDRIGINQTPTIWIVTDKAFQQISDFDQIEPAIQSAKAQTSGPEVKKAAKK from the coding sequence ATGATGCGCACGCCCAGACTTCTGCTCGCCCTCGCTCTTACCGCCGCCTCCATGCCCGCGGTCGCCCAGTTTGTCGGCGGCCAGGCCCCGACCACAACCTTCAAGGACACCTCCATGCTGAAGCCTCCGGCTGGCGCCAAAGTGGCCATCTGGGAGTTCGTGGACCTGGAGTGTCCCGCCTGCTCCCGCGCTTACCCCCTGGTACATGAGCTGGGCATGAAGTACGGCGTTCCGGTGGTCCAGAAGGACTTTCCGCTGGGCGGAGCCCATATCTGGAGCTTTGACGCGGCCGTTTACGCCCGCTACATGCAGGACAAGCTGCCCAACGGCAAAAATCTCGCCGACCAGTACCGCGGCGCAGTTTTCGCCAACCAGACCATGATCGCCAGCAAGGACGACCTGCTGCGGGCCACCCAGAAGTTTATGGCTGACCGCAAGCTGCAGCTGCCCTTCGTCGTTGACCCGCAGGGCGAGCTGGCCAATGAGGTCAAGGCTGACCGTGCCCTGGGCGACCGGATCGGCATCAACCAGACCCCGACCATCTGGATCGTGACCGACAAGGCATTCCAGCAGATCTCGGACTTTGACCAGATCGAGCCCGCCATCCAGTCCGCCAAGGCCCAGACCAGCGGACCGGAAGTCAAAAAGGCCGCAAAGAAGTAA
- a CDS encoding MFS transporter: MSDSSQRRSSAASAFRSRNFRFYQAARLLGILGAEAQTIAVAWQVYQITHKAIDLGYTGLALFLPGIFFALVAGHVADRYDRRNVIRICYILQAVCTTALLWVALTGTRNVLFIYAVLFLIGTGRAFSGPASSALVPQLVPKDDFFNAVTWGATFFQIANAAGPALGGILFTLPLTGTLAPMRGAPIVYCFTIIGLLSFVVLISMVKPQGAPAGPKNISLKTVLAGLDYLWCKKLLLGSISLDLFAVLLGGAVSLMPIFAEEILHAGPAGLGMLRAAPSVGALTISLLLTVRPIRHSAGKKMLSCVAIYGVATIVFGLSKSLWLSLAALAVVGASDMVSVVVRSSLLQMATPPEMRGRVSAVNWLFLGASNEFGEFESGVTAQWLGAVRAVVIGGVLSLTVTGLWSVLFKPLRDVDQLSAEELLPVHELQASSEPVE, encoded by the coding sequence ATGTCAGACTCTTCGCAACGGCGGAGCTCGGCCGCCAGCGCTTTTCGATCGCGAAACTTCCGCTTTTATCAGGCCGCACGCCTGCTCGGCATCCTTGGCGCAGAAGCGCAGACCATCGCCGTGGCCTGGCAGGTCTACCAGATCACGCACAAAGCCATCGACCTTGGCTACACCGGCCTCGCGCTGTTCTTGCCGGGCATCTTCTTCGCCCTGGTGGCCGGCCACGTGGCCGACCGCTACGACCGCCGCAACGTCATCCGCATCTGCTACATCCTGCAGGCAGTCTGTACCACGGCACTGTTGTGGGTCGCACTCACCGGCACCAGGAACGTGCTGTTTATCTACGCGGTGCTCTTCCTCATCGGCACCGGCCGCGCCTTCAGCGGCCCCGCCAGCTCCGCTCTGGTGCCGCAGCTTGTTCCCAAGGATGATTTCTTCAATGCCGTCACCTGGGGCGCTACCTTCTTCCAGATTGCCAATGCGGCAGGCCCCGCACTCGGCGGCATCCTGTTCACCCTGCCACTGACGGGCACCCTGGCGCCTATGCGTGGAGCGCCGATTGTCTACTGCTTCACGATCATCGGTCTGCTGTCCTTCGTTGTCCTCATCAGCATGGTCAAGCCGCAGGGAGCTCCTGCCGGTCCCAAGAACATCAGCCTGAAGACCGTACTCGCCGGGCTGGACTACCTCTGGTGCAAAAAGCTGCTGCTCGGCTCTATCTCATTGGACCTGTTCGCCGTGCTTCTGGGTGGCGCCGTCTCGCTGATGCCGATCTTTGCCGAGGAGATTCTGCACGCCGGCCCCGCCGGCCTGGGCATGCTGCGCGCCGCGCCCTCCGTAGGAGCCCTCACCATCTCCCTTCTGCTGACCGTACGGCCCATCCGCCACAGTGCGGGTAAAAAGATGCTGAGCTGCGTGGCCATCTACGGTGTAGCCACCATTGTCTTCGGCCTGTCCAAATCGTTATGGCTCTCCCTGGCCGCGCTTGCCGTCGTCGGCGCCAGCGACATGGTCAGCGTGGTCGTACGCTCATCCCTGCTGCAAATGGCCACACCACCCGAGATGCGCGGACGCGTCAGCGCCGTGAACTGGCTCTTCCTTGGAGCATCGAATGAGTTCGGCGAATTCGAGTCGGGCGTTACGGCACAGTGGCTGGGAGCCGTGCGCGCGGTGGTGATAGGCGGTGTCCTCTCCCTCACCGTCACCGGCCTGTGGAGCGTCCTGTTCAAGCCGCTGCGCGATGTTGACCAGTTGAGCGCCGAAGAATTGCTGCCCGTCCACGAACTCCAGGCATCTTCTGAACCGGTAGAGTAA
- a CDS encoding sugar phosphate isomerase/epimerase family protein produces MLRAISTHVFLEQRLHPGLLDTLVAGGAQAIEVFAARHHFDYTDQAATREIASWFRSNNVVATLHQPLHDRAFWSRDLSQTVNLIDPDKSKRIEAMDEIKRALEAADYVPFEAMVLHLGQKGDLWSPRALEHSLTAIEHIKAFAGPLGIKTLIETLDNDVTSPEHLLEILTVGHFSTVNVCADIGHLNLRGANGVEEAFGLLAARIKEVHLHDNHGMKDEHLWPGSGTIDWKKVSELIAGLPQPPMGALEIAHDLQETADSVEKKATAAWKLLGA; encoded by the coding sequence ATGCTACGGGCCATTTCTACGCACGTTTTTCTGGAACAGCGGCTGCACCCGGGCCTGCTGGATACCCTTGTGGCCGGGGGAGCTCAGGCCATTGAAGTTTTTGCGGCGCGCCATCACTTCGATTACACCGACCAAGCCGCTACCCGCGAGATTGCCAGCTGGTTCCGTTCCAACAACGTTGTTGCCACCCTGCACCAGCCGCTGCACGACCGCGCCTTCTGGTCGCGCGACCTGTCGCAGACGGTCAACCTGATTGATCCGGACAAGTCTAAACGCATTGAGGCGATGGACGAGATCAAGCGCGCGCTTGAAGCCGCGGACTATGTTCCCTTTGAAGCCATGGTGCTGCACCTGGGGCAGAAGGGGGACCTGTGGTCTCCACGTGCACTGGAGCATTCGCTGACAGCGATTGAACACATCAAGGCTTTTGCCGGTCCGCTCGGCATCAAGACACTGATTGAAACGCTGGACAACGACGTTACCAGTCCTGAACATCTTCTGGAGATTCTGACCGTGGGCCACTTCAGCACGGTGAACGTCTGCGCGGATATAGGCCACCTGAACCTGCGCGGAGCGAACGGTGTGGAAGAAGCCTTTGGCCTGCTGGCCGCACGCATCAAGGAAGTGCACCTGCATGACAACCACGGTATGAAGGATGAGCACCTGTGGCCCGGCAGCGGCACGATCGACTGGAAGAAGGTTTCGGAACTGATCGCCGGCCTGCCTCAGCCGCCGATGGGCGCGCTGGAGATTGCCCACGACCTGCAGGAGACAGCCGACTCCGTCGAGAAGAAGGCAACGGCCGCCTGGAAGCTGTTGGGCGCGTAA
- the asnS gene encoding asparagine--tRNA ligase encodes MQLATIASLGQFEGQSVTLRGWLYNIRKSGKLLFPIFRDGTGTIQGIVPKAAVPEQVFETIKDLTLESSVIVTGKVRRDERAPSGFELDVENIEVIHKIPEETPFPISLKEHGVDFLMEHRHLWIRTPRQSAILRIRATIMRAAQEYFDTNGFTRTDPPILTPNACEGTSELFEMDYFDQEKAYLTQSGQLYIEATALALGKVYSFGPTFRAEKSKTRRHLTEFWMIEPEVAYLELDGLMELAENFVSHIVKRVLEGHQADLKVLNKDVAKLEAIQAPFPKISYDEAHAMLEDAYAKGLIENPHTYGDDFGSPDETYISNQFDRPVMVHRYPAAVKAFYMEPDPKDPTKALCLDVLAPEGYGEIIGGSQRVSSYELLKSRIEAHELPLEAFQWYLDLRKYGSVPHAGFGMGIERVVAWVCGLDHVRETIPFARTLNRIYP; translated from the coding sequence ATGCAGTTGGCAACCATCGCGTCCCTGGGCCAGTTTGAAGGCCAGTCCGTCACCCTGCGTGGGTGGCTCTACAACATCCGCAAGAGCGGCAAGCTGCTGTTTCCCATCTTCCGCGATGGCACCGGCACCATCCAGGGCATTGTTCCCAAGGCTGCGGTTCCAGAGCAGGTCTTCGAGACGATCAAGGATCTGACGCTGGAGAGCTCGGTCATTGTGACCGGCAAGGTACGCCGCGACGAACGCGCGCCCTCCGGCTTCGAGCTCGACGTCGAGAACATCGAGGTCATTCACAAGATCCCCGAAGAGACGCCCTTCCCCATCTCGCTGAAAGAGCATGGCGTCGACTTCCTGATGGAGCACCGCCATCTGTGGATCCGCACGCCGCGGCAGTCGGCCATTCTGCGCATTCGCGCCACCATCATGCGCGCCGCGCAGGAGTACTTCGATACCAACGGCTTCACGCGCACCGATCCGCCTATCCTGACGCCGAACGCCTGCGAGGGAACGAGCGAGCTGTTTGAGATGGATTACTTCGACCAGGAGAAGGCCTACCTCACGCAGTCGGGCCAGCTTTACATCGAGGCGACTGCTCTTGCCTTGGGCAAGGTCTACAGCTTCGGGCCGACCTTCCGCGCGGAGAAGTCGAAGACCCGCCGCCACCTGACCGAGTTCTGGATGATCGAACCGGAGGTTGCCTACCTGGAGCTCGACGGCCTGATGGAGCTGGCTGAGAACTTCGTCTCGCACATTGTGAAGCGCGTTCTGGAAGGCCACCAGGCTGATTTGAAGGTGCTGAACAAGGACGTCGCAAAGCTCGAAGCGATCCAGGCTCCGTTCCCCAAGATCAGCTACGACGAAGCCCACGCAATGTTAGAAGATGCCTATGCGAAGGGGTTGATCGAGAACCCGCACACATACGGCGACGACTTCGGCTCACCCGACGAGACCTACATCAGCAACCAGTTCGACCGGCCGGTGATGGTGCATCGTTACCCTGCGGCGGTAAAAGCCTTCTACATGGAGCCCGACCCCAAGGACCCGACCAAAGCTCTGTGTCTGGATGTCCTCGCTCCCGAAGGCTACGGCGAGATCATCGGCGGCAGCCAGCGCGTCTCATCCTACGAGCTACTGAAGAGCCGCATCGAAGCCCACGAACTCCCGCTCGAAGCCTTCCAGTGGTACCTCGACCTCCGCAAGTACGGCTCAGTACCCCACGCAGGCTTCGGCATGGGAATTGAGCGCGTAGTGGCGTGGGTCTGCGGTCTGGATCATGTTCGGGAGACCATTCCGTTTGCACGCACGCTGAATCGGATTTATCCGTAA